gcagagaagggaggccAGGGTGCTGATACCTGAACCCTGAGGCTAGGTGGCACTGCAGCAGAAGTCCCCGCCTCCCATCCCTTTGTGCCCAGTCTGGGGGAGCTCTGGCCAAATCCTTCGTCCCCAGCCTGTGGGGTCTCTAGCAgccaaggaagggaagagggcaCCACCTCCCCACACTAACCCTGCTCTTGATGGTCTCCAGGGTTCACAGCTCCAGGGAGAGGGGCAGCTGGGCAGGGCGGGATTCCCGGCCCACAAACCCCCTTCCCATCACCAGCCCGACCAAGCAACCATGACTGCAGCAGCAGGAGGGGACAGCATGGTTTCCTCCCCCCACCGTGTGACCAActtgcctctctctcccctctctccttgcctctgctcctccccacctcctccctgcctaccCACCCACCCGGCCCAGTCTTCGTGTGCCCAGGGACTCTGCAGAAGGTACTGGAGCCCACCTCCACACATGAGTCAGAGCACCAGTCTGGTGCCTGGTGCAAGGACCCGCTGCAGGCAGGTGACCGTATCTACGTCATGCCCTGGATCCCCTACCGCACGGACACACTGACTGAATATGCCTCGTGGGAGGACTATGTGGCTGCACGCCACACCACCACGTACCGACTGCCCAACCGTGTGGATGGCACTGGCTTTGTAGTCTACGACGGCGCAGTCTTCTACAACAAGGAGCGCACGCGCAACATCGTCAAGTATGACCTGCGGACTCGCATCAAGAGCGGAGAGACAGTCATCAACACAGCCAACTACCATGACACCTCGCCTTACCGTTGGGGAGGCAAGACCGACATTGACCTGGCGGTGGATGAGAACGGGCTGTGGGTCATCTATGCCACTGAGGGCAACAACGGGCGCCTGGTGGTGAGCCAGCTCAACCCCTACACGCTGCGCTTTGAGGGCACCTGGGAAACGGGCTACGACAAGCGCTCGGCCTCCAATGCCTTCATGGTATGTGGTGTCCTCTACGTGCTGCGCTCCGTGTATGTGGATGACGACAGTGAGGCGGCGGGCAACCGTGTGGACTATGCCTTCAACACCAATGCCAACCGAGAGGAGCCAGTCAGTCTCGCTTTCCCCAACCCCTACCAGTTTGTGTCCTCTGTTGACTACAACCCCCGGGACAACCAGCTGTATGTGTGGAATAACTACTTTGTGGTGCGCTACAGCCTGGAGTTCGGACCCCCAGATCCTAGTGCTGGTGAGAGGGGTCTGAGGGTGTAGGCCTCTTTGCATCCATTAGTCCTCGGTACCGGAATGTAGGGCCCACTGTAAGCTCTTGAGGATTAGGAGGTACAGAAAAATCCAGTTTGTGGCAAACACTGTCCACACCCTCACAGCTGCTGCTTCAACGTGCCTGCTGTCTTCAAAGCActgttttacagatgagggaTGATTGTGAAGCTTGAGGGTTGAACCCCAGGATTCTGGGCTCTACCCAGTGATCTGTGCTGCCCAGGCACATTCATGTGGGGTTGCTTAGGGGGTGCAGGATCAGATGCTTGCTGTAGTCTTGTTTTGCCTCCAGCTGGTGTTCCCATCACTAACCCAGAGCAACTCCAGAGCTCTAGAGAGCCTTAGCCAACCTTTGCAGAGGGGGACTGGGTACCCCCGAAGGAAAACGTAGCCAGGTTCCCGACCCCAATCAGCTGTGTCACAGATGAGTGGTGTTGTAGCCAGCACTTTTGACACACATCTCCAGTCCCGGCTCTGGGAGTGACACCTTGTGGTACATAGTAGAACATTTTCACCTTCTCATGGACTCATGAGTGTAGGGTACCTCTGAGCACAGGAGAGGTCAGGGGACCCAGGACAGCTTTTCCCGCCAATGAGTAAGAAGACATCACGATGCCAAGGGGCCTTGTGCTTGGGCTCATTGGTGGGCCTTGGGCATGGGTGTGACCCAGTCCTGTCCTCTCTACCTCCCAGGCCCAGCCACTTCTCCACCTCTCAGTACCACCACCACAGCTCGGCCCACACCCCTCACCAGCACAGCCTCTCCTGCAGCCACCACTCCACTCCGTCGGGCACCCCTCACCACACACCCAGTGGGTGCCATTAACCAGCTGGGACCTGACCTGCCTCCAGCAACAGCCCCAGCGCCCAGCACCCGGCGGCCCCCAGCTCCCAATCTGCATGTGTCCCCTGAGCTCTTCTGTGAACCCCGAGAGGTTCGGCGGGTCCAGTGGCCAGCCACCCAACAGGGTATGCTGGTGGAGAGGCCTTGCCCCAAGGGAACGCGAGGTGAGTGCTGGGGCCACAGCTGACTGCGAAGGGCTGGGAGGCCCACAGCTTAGCTATGCAGGTGCCACCTGCAGCTGAGCACCTGGGGAGCTGCCAATAATCCGGCTACCGGCCTCAGACTAAAGTAGCAAAGCCAGTTTCAGGACAAATGTGGGACAGAGAAGCAGCCCAGGTGCTCTGAGGTTTCAGAAAGTTTGGGAGAGGCTTTGTGGAGAAAACTTTCCACAGCCCATCTTGCCTAGGAGGCTAGGGTGGGCTACCTAGTGCCTTTTCCCAAGTGTTCCTCTCCTCATCCTctgctctgtctcctctcttgTTCCTTGTcctctcttcatttccttctctttgactTTCTTGTCCATCTCTACAGGAATTGCCTCGTTCCAGTGTCTCCCTGCTCTGGGGCTCTGGAATCCTCGGGGTCCTGACCTCAGTAACTGCACCTCCCCTTGGGTCAACCAAGTAGCCCAGAAGGTACCAGTAACTGCTGCCCCTTGCAGGCAGGCAATCCAGAGCCCAGGGTCAGCAGGAGTGGAAATGGCTTGGGAGATATATAGGGCAAGGGGCATCCTTTTACCTGACCCGTGTGTGGGAAAGGCTAGCAGGGAGAAGAGGGCAGGTGAAGAGGGAATGTGGACCAGGGCAGGCCAGTGCCCAGAAGACCTGaggtcccttcctcccctcctcacacagATTAAGAGTGGAGAGAATGCAGCCAACATTGCTAGTGAGCTGGCCCGCCATACGCGGGGCTCCATCTACGCTGGGGACGTGTCCTCATCGGTGAAGCTGATGGAACAACTGTTAGACATCCTGGATGCCCAGCTCCAGGCCCTCCGGCCCATTGAGCGTGAGTCAGCTGGCAAGAACTACAACAAGGTAGGCATCTGTACCTTCTGCCACCCCACAGTGACCAGTGAGGGACACAATACCCCAGGGGCTGCTGGCATTCACTGCCGCACTGCCTTGAGCAGTGCTAGAGGTGGGGTTCCTGAGGAAGGTCTCAGGGCCCCAGAGTCTGAGCACTGTAGCTTGAGGAGCAGTGCCTGGAGTCCCCACCCATCACtacctccatctctttctccagaTGCACAAGCGAGAGAGAACCTGCAAGGATTATATCAAGGTGAGCTCCGTGTGGTACAGATTGTGGGgatgaagggaagagagagaagaggatatTAAGACTATCCCAAGGAGCTAAGAATGTGGGGGACTCATGGTATTGTCCCTGCTACACACAGGCCGTGGTGGAGACGGTGGACAACCTGCTCCGGCCAGAGGCACTTGAGTCCTGGAAAGACATGAATGCCACGGAACAGGTGCATACAGCCACCATGCTCCTAGATGTCCTGGAGGAGGGGGCCTTTCTGCTGGCCGACAATGTCAGGGAACCCGCTCGCTTCTTAGCTGCCAAGCAGAATGTGGGTGAGTACTGTAGCCACCCCAGAGCCAACCCCAAACTGCAGGGGTGTTGGTTTCCCAATTCCTGGCCTGTGGTTTCGCTGCAGGTTCATGGGGTAGCATGAACCCTGTTTGGGGATGGACACTGGTAACGTATCCTTTCTGCCTTTGCTTTCACAGTCCTGGAGGTGACTGTCCTGAACACAGAGGGTCAAGTGCAGGAGTTGGTGTTTCCCCAGGAATATCCCAGCGAGAACTCCATCCAGCTGTCTGCCAACACCATCAAGCAGAATAGCCGCAATGGTCAGTGTCCCTTGGGGTTTGTCCACAAGCACGTGCACACTGCCCACTTGGTACCTTGATCTTGACTCTCTGGAACACAACAGTCATGTGTTTTAATCACGGTTTATCTGCCATGAGTATGGATGTCCCGAAGCCCTGTAGAGGCTCTAGAAGACGTTTTGCCATTTGaggctgagacacagagagaccaggggaTCTGCCCAAGGTCACACGAAGTAAGGGAGGGTCAGAGAGCCAGCCTGTATGTCCTGGCCTCTGTGTTTGATCTCCCACTGCTGAACAATGGCCTGTGGAAATGGCTTCTGAACTTCTGCTGCTTCAACTGGGCCACCGCCCAGATAGAAGTGCATGGCTGAGGATGGCCACTATATCGCCCtgtgcccatcttcctcagggGTGGTCAAGGTTGTCTTCATCCTCTACAACAACTTGGGCCTGTTCTTGTCCACGGAGAATGCCACGGTGAAGCTGGCAGGCGAGACAGGGACCGGTGGCCCTGGCGGTGCCTCCCTGGTGGTGAACTCGCAGGTCATCGCAGCTTCCATCAATAAGGAATCAAGCCGCGTCTTCCTCATGGACCCTGTCATCTTTACTGTGGCTCACTTGGAGGTGAGCTCAGGTGTACCCCTCCCTCGCTGGAGGTCCCAGCATCCCCTGTTCCTGGACTACGTATCCCCCGCTATTGTTGACCCACCTGAGAGTAAGTTTCAGCTCCCCTGCTTCAGCTTGGACCATGTGTCCCCTAGAGCTGGTGGTCACCTTGGGTCCTAGGCACTTCCTTCACACCTGTCACTGTCCCCGTAGCTGGTTTTGAGGGCAGGAATAGGGCTTGCAGTTTTGACACCCTGTCCACCACCATACAACAGGCCAAGAACCACTTCAATGCAAACTGCTCCTTCTGGAACTACTCAGAGCGCTCCATGCTGGGCTACTGGTCAACCCAGGGCTGCCGCCTGGTGGAGTCCAATAAGACCCATACCACATGTGCCTGCAGCCACCTCACCAACTTCGCAGTGCTCATGGCTCACCGAGAGATCGTAAGCTGGCCGGCGCTCAGCTGCTCCGGGCGGGCCTGCTTGCTGCTGGCCTGGCTTTGCATGGCACCCTAGAGAGCACACAGCATGGGCAATGCCTGCGAGGCCAGCTCATGGCCATGGGGACCACCAGACTTGCCTAGGGCATGAGGCCTTGCATCTGGCTCCCCTGGCCCCGAGGCACTCTGGGGAAGGCAGTTGGTGTCACATTGTCTTCTCTCCAAGCGCCTTCCAGAGCATGAGGAAAAGAGCTGCACCGCCTGCACAGGGGTGGGGGCCGCTCTGTGGCTGGGTGGGTAGCGCTGGAGGTCCTTACCTGCAGCTGTCACCTGGCCAAGCCCTGAGTGCCTCCCTACTCCTGTCCCCTAGTACCAGGGCCGGATCAATGAGCTGCTGCTGTCGGTCATCACCTGGGTGGGCATTGTCATCTCCCTGGTCTGTCTGGCCATCTGTATCTCCACCTTCTGCTTCCTGCGAGGCCTGCAGACCGACCGCAACACCATCCACAAGAACCTGTGCATCAACCTCTTCCTTGCCGAGCTGCTCTTCCTGGTTGGGATAGACAAGACTCAGTATGAGGTGAGCCGCACCTGGGGCCGAGGCTGGGCGGTGGGAGGGGCCGCAGCTGATGAGCGGCCTCTTACTGGTGTGCTCTCCCAGGTTGCCTGCCCCATCTTTGCAGGCCTGCTGCACTACTTTTTCCTGGCCGCGTTTTCCTGGCTGTGCCTGGAAGGTGTGCACCTCTACCTGCTGCTGGTGGAAGTGTTTGAAAGCGAATACTCACGCACCAAGTACTATTACCTGGGCGGCTACTGCTTCCCAGCCCTGGTGGTAGGCATCGCAGCTGCCATTGACTACCGAAGCTATGGCACCGAGAAGGCGTGAGTGTCTCTGTTATCCCTGTGGTCTTCGTCTGTTTGGCTCTTGAGTGGCTGGCTTTCCTTGGGCCGGGGCTGGGATGGCCAGTCTTTCAGGCATCTCTCCACTCTGGTTGTCTTTCATTTTAGCTGCTGGCTGAGAGTTGACAACTACTTCATCTGGAGCTTCATTGGGCCTGTTTCCTTTGTCATTGTGGTAAGTGGCACTCCAAGTACTGGGCTCCTTtcatccaggctggtcttgaccctAATCTTGGCTTTTCAAAAACGGCATTGGTGTAAAAATCTGTCAGAACCAAACATGGGCcagggcatggctcagtggtgagcACTTGCCCACTATgcaaaaggccctgggttctaatTCTAAAaccacacagacataaacacacacacacctgagctgTAGCTAAAAAGCCCAGGCCAACAAAGTCCATTGTCTTCAACACTGAGGCCAGTGCACCAGCAGCTGTGGTTTCATGCCAAGCCATGACCCTTGGCCTCACAGCAATGACAGCAAGTAACAGATGAGAGTAGTGGGCACTTTGGGCCCCCATCGGCAGAGAAGGCCCTGAGGAAGGGGTTGGAGCAGAGACTGAGCCCTTCCTGTACTCTACCCAGGTGAACCTGGTGTTCCTCATGGTGACCCTGCACAAGATGATCCGGAGCTCATCAGTGCTCAAGCCTGACTCCAGTCGCCTTGACAACATCAAGTGAGCCCTCACCCTGGGCCCTCAGGGTTCCCAGAACCCTTTGTTCCCCGCTGGTTCTATGCGGTGGGGTTTGTGCATGGTGTGGGCCCTATTCAGCAGGGTCAGAAAGTGCAGCAGTCCATGGAGCCTGTGCTTTCAGGCCTGCCACTGCAGGTTtagtgtgagtctgtgtgtgggcACCTTGAAAACTGGGTCACAAAGGGAGTCTGAGTGGACTGAAAGTCTGGCCAAAGTGATGAAGTTGGCAGGGAATGACCCGTCACCTGAAGCCAACCCTCGGTGTCAACCTGGAGGCCTTGGGGCTGGGCTGTCTTCACTGGTGAGCAGTGTGATTGCCTGTCCTCCTGGTCACCAGGTCCTGGGCGCTGGGCGCCATTGCGCTGCTCTTCCTGCTGGGCCTCACCTGGGCTTTCGGCCTCCTCTTCATCAACAAGGAGTCTGTAGTCATGGCCTATCTCTTCACTACCTTCAACGCCTTCCAGGGGGTCTTCATCTTTGTCTTTCACTGCGCCTTACAGAAAAAGGTGAGGGTGGCAGAGCTCTCCTTGGACATTCTGGACCCCGGAATGAAAGGACTCAGGTGCACCTTGGCCCTCAGTGTGTCCCCTGGACACCTGCCTTCTGTGGAACCATCTGAGTCTGGTGGGGCTGGGGGGATTCAGCCAAGAGTAAAAGAGATTCCAGAAATAAAGCAGGACACAAAGGCATCGTAGCACAGAGCAGGTACAGCCCTAAGTGGCAGACAGCTGGTAGCCACAGCATTAAGACTTCTGCCATAACCATCTAAGGATAACCATGTAAGGATAGAAGGAATGGTTCCAGGGAAACCCTTGTCTGACTTTGAgtgtactgcacacacatagagcacatacatacatgcaggcaaagcatcaatacacataaaattttttctTGCAAACCACAcgagggctgaggatgtggctgagttggtagaatgcttgcctagcatacatgaagtCTGTCCCATCCCCAGTATCACGGATTGGGAACGGGGATGCATGCCTAGAGTTGTAGTACCggggaggtaggggcaggggTATCAGGAGCTCAGTCATAATGTTCCCTGTGCCTGGCACACGGTACATGTTCCTGAAAGATGTGTCGAGTCTGAGAACGctggaataaataaatgattgagGGAGTCGATGGTGGTAAAGAAAAGAGAGTGGGCCGTAGTGATAGCCTGAATAGCTGGCCACCAGGGACATAGATGACCAGAGTTTCTGTGGCCTGCCAGCTCCGAGGATGACTGATGGGGAAGGTGCAGGTCCCCACCGTCAGCTGCCCCCCGTCCCTCCCTGCACAGGTGCACAAGGAGTACAGCAAGTGCCTGCGTCACTCCTACTGCTGCATCCGCTCCCCACCTGGGGGTACTCACGGCTCCCTCAAGACCTCAGCCATGCGAAGTAACACCCGATACTACACGGGGACCCAGGTACCCAAGCAGGGAAGGCATATCCAGCATGTTTCTCTGTGGCCAAGAGGCAGGAGTGTCTGCCAGAGCCTCAGAAAGATCTGGAGGGCAGGGTGGTTAGAGATCCCCTCATGTTTGGGCTGTGTCCTCAGAGCCGAATCCGGAGGATGTGGAACGACACCGTGAGGAAACAGACAGAGTCCTCCTTTATGGCAGGTGACGTCAACAGCACCCCCACCCTGAACCGAGGTGaggtctccccagccctgggtccTCTCTCAGAAGCTCCTTGTCCCAAGTCTCTAGGCTGCCTTGTAACCTCTGATCCTTCCCTTGGGCAGGTACCATGGGGAATCATCTACTGACCAACCCCGTGCTACAACCCCGTGGGGGCACCAGCCCATACAATACACTCATTGCAGAGTCTGTGGGCTTCAATCCTTCCTCGCCCCCAGTCTTCAACTCCCCAGGTGAGGACACTTGGGCTGGCTGGATGCCAGGGAAGAGCAGAGTCCCAGGTCGGGAGGCCCCAAGGGCAGGTCCTGAGGGGGCTCTGCTTAGCTCATTCTTGTCTTGTCTTCTCTTGCGGGCTGGCATCTACAGGAAGCTACAGGGAACCCAGTAAGTACCGCTGTCTCCTGGAAGCACTTCCATAGCGGGGAGGGGGACAAAGGCAGACCCTTCTTCTGTAGCTTCATAGGGACTGGAAACTTAGGGTGTCCCTTTCTACAGGCTCTGGCATGGCAGCCAGGTGAGGACTTTCAGGTAGGGAATGAAAGTGGGGGTCCAAGCCTAGTTGGTGTACCTGGCTACACTGGCCTCCACTTGCTGAAGTTGTGGCACTTACAAGGGAACCCTGGGTGAACTGGCCCGTATACATCCTCATGGGCTGCTAGGcggcagaccccccccccaaacaggagagagagaggaaagagagacctGAGGCTCTGGGACAGACCTCTGTGCTCCCTTTGTCTACCACGTGACCAGGCTCATCCTTACTGCCCCCTCTGCCCTGCAGAGCACCCCTTGGGAGGCCGGGAAGCCTGTGGCATGGACACCCTGCCCCTTAACGGCAACTTCAACAACAGCTACTCCTTGAGAAGCGGGGATTTCCCTCCAGGGGATGGGGGTCCTGAGCCACCCCGAGGTCGGAACCTGGCCGATGCCGCTGCCTTTGAGAAGATGATCATCTCAGAGCTGGTGCACAACAACCTGCGGGGGGCCAGTGGGGGCGCCAAAGGGCCTCCGCCGGAGCCTCCTGTGCCACCCGTGCCAGGGGTCAGTGAGGACGAGGCCGGCGGGCCTGGGGGTGCTGACCGGGCAGAGATTGAACTTCTCTACAAGGCCCTGGAGGAGCCACTGCTGCTGCCCCGGGCCCAGTCGGTGCTGTACCAGAGTGATCTGGATGAGTCGGAGAGCTGCACGGCAGAGGATGGGGCCACCAGTCGGCCCCTTTCCTCACCTCCCGGCCGGGACTCCCTCTATGCCAGCGGGGCCAACCTGCGGGACTCGCCCTCCTACCCGGACAGCAGCCCCGAAGGGCCTAATGaggccctgcccccaccccctcctgcccCCCCTGGGCCCCCAGAAATCTACTACACCTCCCGCCCGCCGGCCCTGGTGGCTCGGAATCCCCTACAGGGCTACTACCAGGTGCGGCGGCCCAGCCATGAGGGCTACCTGGCAGCCCCCAGTCTCGAGGGGCCAGGGCCCGATGGGGATGGGCAGATGCAGTTGGTCACCAGTCTCTGAGGGGCCTCATGGACCAGAGGCCGGGGGCCTGGCCAGGGAGGGAACCCAGGAGGGGCTCTGGTGGGAGCAGAGACTGACGGAGGCAGTGGCTGGTGGGCCACTCTCTCCAGGTGCCCCTCAGCCCGTGGGCCCCACAGTCCCCTCGGGGGCTCTGACCTGGGCCCCAGGTGCCAGGGTTAGTAGACAGGGTTTCCACCAGCCACAGGCCCCAGCCTCTCTAGGGGAGTGCAATGAGGAAAAGCACTTGGGCCCTGGGAGTAGGGGAGAAGCTGGTAGGTATGACCAACTTCTGACTCTCCCTGCCTGTGGAGGAAGAGCAAGGGATAAGGCTTCCCTAGGATTTTAGGGGGTTGCCGCTTTTGAGGTGGCCAAAGCCTTGCAGGATCCAGTTTATCAGCTGCTCCTCCCCATCTACCGGAGGGGAGCAGTGGGGCAGCGGGACAGATGGACAGGATCCTCCCTGCCAGGTTCCTTGTGCCCTGGAGACTGGGCCTTGCACCACAGGCAGGCCGAGGCCTGGAGATGGGCAGTGGGGGCTGGTGGTTATCGAGGAACTTTCTCTGAAGCTCCTTTCTCCCTTGCTATCGGTCCTTGTCTCCCAAGCAAGCCTGCCCTTCAACCCTCAGAGTGCACCCAATGACCCCCTCCCTTGGGGTGACTCCCGATGAAGCACAACTCCCCGCAGGGCCCCTAACCCACTGGGGTGGCCATATCTGGGCAGTTCCCAGTCCTGTGGGCTGGGCTATCTGGGGAGCAGATTTGGGGTCTGGGGCTCCCTGAGGAGTGGGTCCTGGGTTTGGATCTTTCCCTAGGGGGTCCTCTtacc
Above is a window of Microtus pennsylvanicus isolate mMicPen1 chromosome 6, mMicPen1.hap1, whole genome shotgun sequence DNA encoding:
- the Adgrl1 gene encoding adhesion G protein-coupled receptor L1 isoform X9; this translates as MARLAAALWSLCVTTVLVTSATQGLSRAGLPFGLMRRELACEGYPIELRCPGSDVIMVENANYGRTDDKICDADPFQMENVQCYLPDAFKIMSQRCNNRTQCVVVAGSDAFPDPCPGTYKYLEVQYDCVPYIFVCPGTLQKVLEPTSTHESEHQSGAWCKDPLQAGDRIYVMPWIPYRTDTLTEYASWEDYVAARHTTTYRLPNRVDGTGFVVYDGAVFYNKERTRNIVKYDLRTRIKSGETVINTANYHDTSPYRWGGKTDIDLAVDENGLWVIYATEGNNGRLVVSQLNPYTLRFEGTWETGYDKRSASNAFMVCGVLYVLRSVYVDDDSEAAGNRVDYAFNTNANREEPVSLAFPNPYQFVSSVDYNPRDNQLYVWNNYFVVRYSLEFGPPDPSAGPATSPPLSTTTTARPTPLTSTASPAATTPLRRAPLTTHPVGAINQLGPDLPPATAPAPSTRRPPAPNLHVSPELFCEPREVRRVQWPATQQGMLVERPCPKGTRGIASFQCLPALGLWNPRGPDLSNCTSPWVNQVAQKIKSGENAANIASELARHTRGSIYAGDVSSSVKLMEQLLDILDAQLQALRPIERESAGKNYNKMHKRERTCKDYIKAVVETVDNLLRPEALESWKDMNATEQVHTATMLLDVLEEGAFLLADNVREPARFLAAKQNVVLEVTVLNTEGQVQELVFPQEYPSENSIQLSANTIKQNSRNGVVKVVFILYNNLGLFLSTENATVKLAGETGTGGPGGASLVVNSQVIAASINKESSRVFLMDPVIFTVAHLEAKNHFNANCSFWNYSERSMLGYWSTQGCRLVESNKTHTTCACSHLTNFAVLMAHREIYQGRINELLLSVITWVGIVISLVCLAICISTFCFLRGLQTDRNTIHKNLCINLFLAELLFLVGIDKTQYEVACPIFAGLLHYFFLAAFSWLCLEGVHLYLLLVEVFESEYSRTKYYYLGGYCFPALVVGIAAAIDYRSYGTEKACWLRVDNYFIWSFIGPVSFVIVVNLVFLMVTLHKMIRSSSVLKPDSSRLDNIKSWALGAIALLFLLGLTWAFGLLFINKESVVMAYLFTTFNAFQGVFIFVFHCALQKKVHKEYSKCLRHSYCCIRSPPGGTHGSLKTSAMRSNTRYYTGTQSRIRRMWNDTVRKQTESSFMAGTMGNHLLTNPVLQPRGGTSPYNTLIAESVGFNPSSPPVFNSPGSYREPTRDQAHPYCPLCPAEHPLGGREACGMDTLPLNGNFNNSYSLRSGDFPPGDGGPEPPRGRNLADAAAFEKMIISELVHNNLRGASGGAKGPPPEPPVPPVPGVSEDEAGGPGGADRAEIELLYKALEEPLLLPRAQSVLYQSDLDESESCTAEDGATSRPLSSPPGRDSLYASGANLRDSPSYPDSSPEGPNEALPPPPPAPPGPPEIYYTSRPPALVARNPLQGYYQVRRPSHEGYLAAPSLEGPGPDGDGQMQLVTSL
- the Adgrl1 gene encoding adhesion G protein-coupled receptor L1 isoform X4, which codes for MARLAAALWSLCVTTVLVTSATQGLSRAGLPFGLMRRELACEGYPIELRCPGSDVIMVENANYGRTDDKICDADPFQMENVQCYLPDAFKIMSQRCNNRTQCVVVAGSDAFPDPCPGTYKYLEVQYDCVPYIEVEQKVFVCPGTLQKVLEPTSTHESEHQSGAWCKDPLQAGDRIYVMPWIPYRTDTLTEYASWEDYVAARHTTTYRLPNRVDGTGFVVYDGAVFYNKERTRNIVKYDLRTRIKSGETVINTANYHDTSPYRWGGKTDIDLAVDENGLWVIYATEGNNGRLVVSQLNPYTLRFEGTWETGYDKRSASNAFMVCGVLYVLRSVYVDDDSEAAGNRVDYAFNTNANREEPVSLAFPNPYQFVSSVDYNPRDNQLYVWNNYFVVRYSLEFGPPDPSAGPATSPPLSTTTTARPTPLTSTASPAATTPLRRAPLTTHPVGAINQLGPDLPPATAPAPSTRRPPAPNLHVSPELFCEPREVRRVQWPATQQGMLVERPCPKGTRGIASFQCLPALGLWNPRGPDLSNCTSPWVNQVAQKIKSGENAANIASELARHTRGSIYAGDVSSSVKLMEQLLDILDAQLQALRPIERESAGKNYNKMHKRERTCKDYIKAVVETVDNLLRPEALESWKDMNATEQVHTATMLLDVLEEGAFLLADNVREPARFLAAKQNVVLEVTVLNTEGQVQELVFPQEYPSENSIQLSANTIKQNSRNGVVKVVFILYNNLGLFLSTENATVKLAGETGTGGPGGASLVVNSQVIAASINKESSRVFLMDPVIFTVAHLEAKNHFNANCSFWNYSERSMLGYWSTQGCRLVESNKTHTTCACSHLTNFAVLMAHREIYQGRINELLLSVITWVGIVISLVCLAICISTFCFLRGLQTDRNTIHKNLCINLFLAELLFLVGIDKTQYEVACPIFAGLLHYFFLAAFSWLCLEGVHLYLLLVEVFESEYSRTKYYYLGGYCFPALVVGIAAAIDYRSYGTEKACWLRVDNYFIWSFIGPVSFVIVVNLVFLMVTLHKMIRSSSVLKPDSSRLDNIKSWALGAIALLFLLGLTWAFGLLFINKESVVMAYLFTTFNAFQGVFIFVFHCALQKKVHKEYSKCLRHSYCCIRSPPGGTHGSLKTSAMRSNTRYYTGTQSRIRRMWNDTVRKQTESSFMAGDVNSTPTLNRGTMGNHLLTNPVLQPRGGTSPYNTLIAESVGFNPSSPPVFNSPGSYREPKHPLGGREACGMDTLPLNGNFNNSYSLRSGDFPPGDGGPEPPRGRNLADAAAFEKMIISELVHNNLRGASGGAKGPPPEPPVPPVPGVSEDEAGGPGGADRAEIELLYKALEEPLLLPRAQSVLYQSDLDESESCTAEDGATSRPLSSPPGRDSLYASGANLRDSPSYPDSSPEGPNEALPPPPPAPPGPPEIYYTSRPPALVARNPLQGYYQVRRPSHEGYLAAPSLEGPGPDGDGQMQLVTSL
- the Adgrl1 gene encoding adhesion G protein-coupled receptor L1 isoform X3, which gives rise to MARLAAALWSLCVTTVLVTSATQGLSRAGLPFGLMRRELACEGYPIELRCPGSDVIMVENANYGRTDDKICDADPFQMENVQCYLPDAFKIMSQRCNNRTQCVVVAGSDAFPDPCPGTYKYLEVQYDCVPYIEVEQKVFVCPGTLQKVLEPTSTHESEHQSGAWCKDPLQAGDRIYVMPWIPYRTDTLTEYASWEDYVAARHTTTYRLPNRVDGTGFVVYDGAVFYNKERTRNIVKYDLRTRIKSGETVINTANYHDTSPYRWGGKTDIDLAVDENGLWVIYATEGNNGRLVVSQLNPYTLRFEGTWETGYDKRSASNAFMVCGVLYVLRSVYVDDDSEAAGNRVDYAFNTNANREEPVSLAFPNPYQFVSSVDYNPRDNQLYVWNNYFVVRYSLEFGPPDPSAGPATSPPLSTTTTARPTPLTSTASPAATTPLRRAPLTTHPVGAINQLGPDLPPATAPAPSTRRPPAPNLHVSPELFCEPREVRRVQWPATQQGMLVERPCPKGTRGIASFQCLPALGLWNPRGPDLSNCTSPWVNQVAQKIKSGENAANIASELARHTRGSIYAGDVSSSVKLMEQLLDILDAQLQALRPIERESAGKNYNKMHKRERTCKDYIKAVVETVDNLLRPEALESWKDMNATEQVHTATMLLDVLEEGAFLLADNVREPARFLAAKQNVVLEVTVLNTEGQVQELVFPQEYPSENSIQLSANTIKQNSRNGVVKVVFILYNNLGLFLSTENATVKLAGETGTGGPGGASLVVNSQVIAASINKESSRVFLMDPVIFTVAHLEAKNHFNANCSFWNYSERSMLGYWSTQGCRLVESNKTHTTCACSHLTNFAVLMAHREIYQGRINELLLSVITWVGIVISLVCLAICISTFCFLRGLQTDRNTIHKNLCINLFLAELLFLVGIDKTQYEVACPIFAGLLHYFFLAAFSWLCLEGVHLYLLLVEVFESEYSRTKYYYLGGYCFPALVVGIAAAIDYRSYGTEKACWLRVDNYFIWSFIGPVSFVIVVNLVFLMVTLHKMIRSSSVLKPDSSRLDNIKSWALGAIALLFLLGLTWAFGLLFINKESVVMAYLFTTFNAFQGVFIFVFHCALQKKVHKEYSKCLRHSYCCIRSPPGGTHGSLKTSAMRSNTRYYTGTQSRIRRMWNDTVRKQTESSFMAGTMGNHLLTNPVLQPRGGTSPYNTLIAESVGFNPSSPPVFNSPGSYREPTRDQAHPYCPLCPAEHPLGGREACGMDTLPLNGNFNNSYSLRSGDFPPGDGGPEPPRGRNLADAAAFEKMIISELVHNNLRGASGGAKGPPPEPPVPPVPGVSEDEAGGPGGADRAEIELLYKALEEPLLLPRAQSVLYQSDLDESESCTAEDGATSRPLSSPPGRDSLYASGANLRDSPSYPDSSPEGPNEALPPPPPAPPGPPEIYYTSRPPALVARNPLQGYYQVRRPSHEGYLAAPSLEGPGPDGDGQMQLVTSL